Proteins from one Cryptomeria japonica chromosome 4, Sugi_1.0, whole genome shotgun sequence genomic window:
- the LOC131032883 gene encoding peroxiredoxin-2E-1, chloroplastic, whose protein sequence is MAAAVNNIAATFSSSARISSKPQSLSTPNSISLAVPTCSMPAASVSWNPQSKLPSSFRCSLVSLYGGPGPKYKALSRGMKPTNPRSKTPRGAFQTIRATISVGDNLPEATLSFFDNEDNIQTISVSDLTKGKKVVMFAVPGAFTPTCSQKHLPGFVEKSDELKSKGVDSIVCISVNDAFVMKAWKKDINVGDKVLLLADGNGEFTKAMGVSLDLSDKPAGLGIRSRRYALLADDGVVKVLKLEEGGAFTVSGADDILKEL, encoded by the coding sequence ATGGCAGCAGCAGTGAATAACATAGCAGCCACATTTTCTTCTTCAGCCAGAATCTCATCAAAGCCTCAATCTTTGTCAACACCCAATTCAATTTCCCTTGCTGTGCCTACTTGTTCTATGCCTGCTGCCTCGGTTTCGTGGAACCCACAATCAAAACTCCCCTCTTCATTCAGGTGCTCACTGGTAAGCCTCTATGGAGGCCCAGGGCCAAAATACAAGGCTTTAAGCCGTGGCATGAAACCCACAAACCCTAGAAGTAAAACCCCTCGTGGTGCTTTCCAAACCATTAGGGCAACAATCTCTGTTGGGGACAACCTACCAGAAGCAACACTGTCCTTCTTTGACAATGAGGACAATATCCAAACAATAAGTGTCTCAGATTTAACCAAAGGGAAGAAGGTCGTTATGTTTGCTGTTCCGGGTGCTTTCACTCCAACCTGCTCACAGAAACATCTCCCTGGATTCGTGGAGAAGTCAGATGAATTGAAAAGCAAGGGTGTTGATAGCATTGTCTGCATTTCTGTTAATGATGCATTTGTAATGAAGGCTTGGAAAAAGGACATTAATGTGGGTGACAAGGTGCTCTTGTTGGCTGATGGTAATGGTGAATTTACCAAGGCAATGGGTGTGTCATTGGATTTAAGTGATAAGCCGGCTGGGCTAGGGATCCGTTCCAGGCGCTATGCACTTTTAGCAGATGATGGAGTTGTCAAGGTTCTCAAGCTGGAAGAGGGCGGTGCATTTACTGTTAGTGGGGCTGATGACATTTTGAAGGAACTCTGA